In the Euphorbia lathyris chromosome 5, ddEupLath1.1, whole genome shotgun sequence genome, one interval contains:
- the LOC136229620 gene encoding putative pentatricopeptide repeat-containing protein At5g09950 isoform X3, with protein sequence MNNILSFFYSPSLPLTFLRNKSNIANEVLNLYHGFCRFYLIKLCTMFRGFLTSNSNKRVLYNSDIFYTTFAALPSPPPQQNYQNALLYKPQHLHPSIKQFGYTNNGMTDEACEVFKAMILEGCMPNRFSFGGVLQACQELKLGMQIHGFILKTPHANDVVLSNVLISMYGNTFGSIDYARHVFDEIHIRNSVSFNSIISVYSQKGYTMCAFEIFSSMQQEDAGLSSKPNEYTFASLITTAGSAISSGLHLLEQMLARVKKSGFLSDLYVGSSLISGFSKFGLFDYAKKIFEQMSMRNAVSINGLMVGLVRQKCGEDAAKVFVEMRNLVDINIDSYVILLTAFAEFGQLDEGIKKGREVHGYTIRTGLNSVKIAIGNGLINMYAKCGAIDDARVVFRHMGVRDSVSWNSMISGLHQNECFEDAINCYRSMRRTGLMASNFTMISTLSSCASLGSIILGQQIHNEVLKLGLDTDVSVSNSLLALYAETRYLSECQKVLSLMLGYDQVSWNTMIGAMADSDVSVSKAVEYFLEMMRGGWSPNRVTFISILAAVSSLPQNGLSQQIHALMLKHHIAEDSALENALLFCYGKSGAMDYCEKIFSKMSDRRDEISWNSMISGYIHNEFLPKAMDLVWFMMQRGQRLDCFTFATVLSACASVATLERGMEVHACAVRACLESDVVVGSAIVDMYSKCGRIDYASRFFDLMPARNVYSWNSMISGYARHGLGDEALEIFTQMKLGNQLPDHVTFVGVLTACSHVGLVDEGYVHFKSMTDTYGLAPQIEHYSCMVDLLGRAGKLDKIEKFINAMPMNPNVLIWRTVLGACSRANGRKTELGRRAAEMLMSMEPQNAVNYVLLSNMYASGGKWEEMAKARRAMREAEVKKEAGCTWVTMKDGVHVFVAGDKKHPERELIYNKLKELNKRIRDAGYVPETKFALYDLDLESKEELLSYHSEKLAIAFVLTRNSELPIRIMKNLRICGDCHSAFKYISKIVGRQIVLRDSNRFHHFEDGNCSCRDYW encoded by the exons ATGAATAATATTCTGTCTTTTTTTTATTCCCCTTCTCTCCCCTTAACTTTCTTGCGGAACAAGAGCAACATTGCAAATGAAGTTCTGAATTTATATCATGGATTTTGTAGGTTCTACTTGATCAAACTATGTACTATGTTCCGCGGCTTCTTGACTTCCAACAGCAACAAGCGAGTCCTTTACAATTCAGACATTTTCTACACTACATTTGCTGCCTTACCTTCTCCACCACCACAACAGAACTACCAAAATGCTCTTCTCTACAAACCCCAACACTTACATCCCTCTATCAAACAATTTG GGTACACAAACAATGGGATGACTGATGAAGCATGTGAGGTTTTTAAAGCCATGATTCTTGAAGGTTGTATGCCTAATCGTTTTTCTTTTGGCGGTGTTCTTCAAGCTTGCCAGGAGCTTAAACTTGGAATGCAAATTCATGGGTTTATTTTGAAGACTCCCCATGCAAATGATGTGGTTTTGTCAAATGTGTTGATATCAATGTATGGAAACACTTTTGGCTCTATTGACTATGCTCGTCATGTTTTTGATGAGATACACATTAGGAATTCAGTATCATTTAATTCTATCATATCTGTTTATTCGCAAAAAGGATATACTATGTGTGCCTTTGAAATATTCTCAAGCATGCAACAGGAAGATGCTGGACTAAGTTCTAAACCTAATGAGTATACATTTGCGAGCTTAATAACAACAGCTGGTTCAGCCATCAGTTCTGGTTTACATCTGTTGGAACAGATGCTTGCAAGGGTTAAGAAATCTGGATTTCTCTCAGATCTGTATGTTGGTAGCTCTTTAATTAGTGGGTTTTCAAAATTTGGATTGTTTGATTATGCTAAAAAGATTTTTGAGCAGATGAGTATGAGAAATGCTGTCTCCATTAATGGGTTGATGGTGGGATTGGTGAGGCAGAAATGTGGAGAAGATGCTGCTAAAGTATTCGTGGAGATGAGGAACTTGGTTGATATCAATATTGACTCGTATGTGATTTTATTAACTGCTTTTGCTGAATTTGGTCAGTTGGACGAAGGGATAAAAAAGGGCAGGGAAGTTCATGGATATACAATCCGAACTGGATTAAATAGTGTCAAGATTGCTATTGGAAATGGGCTCATCAATATGTATGCTAAATGTGGGGCTATTGATGATGCTAGAGTAGTATTTCGGCATATGGGTGTCAGGGATTCAGTTTCATGGAATTCCATGATTTCTGGTCTCCACCAGAATGAATGTTTTGAAGATGCCATCAATTGTTATCGTTCTATGAGGAGAACCGGATTGATGGCTTCTAATTTTACGATGATAAGTACTTTGAGTTCATGTGCAAGCTTGGGCTCTATCATCCTAGGCCAACAAATACACAATGAAGTACTTAAATTGGGACTTGATACAGATGTTTCAGTTTCAAATTCCCTTCTTGCATTATATGCTGAAACTAGATACCTTTCTGAGTGTCAAAAAGTTTTGTCCCTGATGTTGGGATATGATCAAGTATCATGGAATACAATGATTGGGGCCATGGCTGATTCAGATGTTTCAGTTTCCAAAGCTGTAGAATATTTCTTAGAGATGATGCGAGGTGGATGGAGTCCTAACAGAGTAACTTTCATAAGTATTCTTGCAGCTGTGTCATCTCTTCCACAGAATGGCTTGAGTCAACAGATACATGCCCTAATGCTAAAACACCATATTGCAGAAGACAGTGCTCTAGAGAATGCACTTCTGTTTTGCTATGGCAAGAGTGGAGCTATGGATTACTGTGAGAAAATATTCTCTAAAATGTCTGACAGAAGAGATGAAATTAGTTGGAATTCCATGATTTCAGGATACATACATAACGAATTTTTGCCCAAGGCAATGGATTTAGTCTGGTTTATGATGCAGAGAGGTCAGCGATTGGACTGTTTCACCTTTGCTACTGTTCTTAGTGCTTGTGCTTCCGTTGCAACATTAGAACGTGGCATGGAAGTCCATGCTTGTGCAGTGAGAGCTTGCTTGGAATCAGATGTTGTAGTTGGAAGTGCAATAGTTGATATGTATTCAAAATGTGGAAGAATAGATTATGCATCAAGATTTTTTGATTTGATGCCTGCCAGGAATGTTTATTCTTGGAACTCTATGATATCTGGTTATGCACGTCATGGGCTTGGAGATGAGGCTTTGGAgatttttacacaaatgaaaCTTGGTAATCAACTACCAGATCATGTCACCTTTGTTGGGGTTCTTACAGCTTGTAGTCATGTTGGTTTGGTTGATGAAGGATATGTGCATTTTAAGTCCATGACTGACACATATGGATTGGCTCCACAGATAGAGCATTATTCATGTATGGTGGATCTCCTTGGACGGGCTGGTAAACTTGATAAGATAGAAAAATTCATTAATGCAATGCCAATGAACCCTAATGTTCTCATTTGGCGGACAGTGCTAGGTGCCTGCTCCCGAGCAAATGGTCGCAAGACTGAGTTAGGTAGGAGAGCTGCTGAAATGCTAATGAGCATGGAACCTCAGAATGCTGTGAATTATGTTCTTCTTTCTAATATGTATGCCTCAGGAGGGAAGTGGGAGGAGATGGCAAAGGCTAGGCGGGCAATGAGAGAGGCAGAGGTAAAGAAGGAAGCTGGATGTACATGGGTAACCATGAAAGATGGGGTCCATGTTTTTGTGGCAGGGGATAAAAAACACCCGGAAAGAGAACTAATTTACAATAAACTCAAAGAACTAAACAAAAGAATTAGGGATGCAGGATATGTGCCTGAGACAAAATTTGCCTTGTATGATCTTGATTTAGAAAGCAAGGAAGAACTCTTGAGCTACCACAGTGAAAAACTTGCCATTGCTTTTGTTCTCACCCGCAACTCAGAGTTGCCAATTAGGATAATGAAGAACCTTCGGATTTGTGGTGACTGCCACTCTGcttttaaatatatatcaaaaattGTTGGTCGCCAAATAGTGTTACGAGATTCAAATAGGTTTCATCATTTTGAGGATGGTAACTGTTCGTGTAGGGATTACTGGTAA
- the LOC136229620 gene encoding putative pentatricopeptide repeat-containing protein At5g09950 isoform X1: MNNILSFFYSPSLPLTFLRNKSNIANEVLNLYHGFCRFYLIKLCTMFRGFLTSNSNKRVLYNSDIFYTTFAALPSPPPQQNYQNALLYKPQHLHPSIKQFGTVVNPYEISQLHSKASPTLPNVSDWSSFEVYENLVQACQNSCHLKESRQIHLKIFKYGFYCDLFLCNTLINAYARSGDLASAHTLFNQMPAKNGVTWACLISGYTNNGMTDEACEVFKAMILEGCMPNRFSFGGVLQACQELKLGMQIHGFILKTPHANDVVLSNVLISMYGNTFGSIDYARHVFDEIHIRNSVSFNSIISVYSQKGYTMCAFEIFSSMQQEDAGLSSKPNEYTFASLITTAGSAISSGLHLLEQMLARVKKSGFLSDLYVGSSLISGFSKFGLFDYAKKIFEQMSMRNAVSINGLMVGLVRQKCGEDAAKVFVEMRNLVDINIDSYVILLTAFAEFGQLDEGIKKGREVHGYTIRTGLNSVKIAIGNGLINMYAKCGAIDDARVVFRHMGVRDSVSWNSMISGLHQNECFEDAINCYRSMRRTGLMASNFTMISTLSSCASLGSIILGQQIHNEVLKLGLDTDVSVSNSLLALYAETRYLSECQKVLSLMLGYDQVSWNTMIGAMADSDVSVSKAVEYFLEMMRGGWSPNRVTFISILAAVSSLPQNGLSQQIHALMLKHHIAEDSALENALLFCYGKSGAMDYCEKIFSKMSDRRDEISWNSMISGYIHNEFLPKAMDLVWFMMQRGQRLDCFTFATVLSACASVATLERGMEVHACAVRACLESDVVVGSAIVDMYSKCGRIDYASRFFDLMPARNVYSWNSMISGYARHGLGDEALEIFTQMKLGNQLPDHVTFVGVLTACSHVGLVDEGYVHFKSMTDTYGLAPQIEHYSCMVDLLGRAGKLDKIEKFINAMPMNPNVLIWRTVLGACSRANGRKTELGRRAAEMLMSMEPQNAVNYVLLSNMYASGGKWEEMAKARRAMREAEVKKEAGCTWVTMKDGVHVFVAGDKKHPERELIYNKLKELNKRIRDAGYVPETKFALYDLDLESKEELLSYHSEKLAIAFVLTRNSELPIRIMKNLRICGDCHSAFKYISKIVGRQIVLRDSNRFHHFEDGNCSCRDYW; encoded by the coding sequence ATGAATAATATTCTGTCTTTTTTTTATTCCCCTTCTCTCCCCTTAACTTTCTTGCGGAACAAGAGCAACATTGCAAATGAAGTTCTGAATTTATATCATGGATTTTGTAGGTTCTACTTGATCAAACTATGTACTATGTTCCGCGGCTTCTTGACTTCCAACAGCAACAAGCGAGTCCTTTACAATTCAGACATTTTCTACACTACATTTGCTGCCTTACCTTCTCCACCACCACAACAGAACTACCAAAATGCTCTTCTCTACAAACCCCAACACTTACATCCCTCTATCAAACAATTTGGTACTGTAGTCAATCCCTATGAAATATCTCAATTACATTCAAAAGCCTCACCTACTTTACCAAATGTTTCAGATTGGAGTTCTTTTGAGGTTTATGAAAACTTGGTTCAAGCATGTCAaaattcttgtcatttgaaaGAGTCAAGACAAATTCATTTGAAGATCTTTAAATATGGTTTTTATTGTGATCTGTTCTTATGCAATACCCTCATTAATGCTTATGCAAGAAGTGGTGATTTGGCATCAGCTCATACGTTATTTAATCAAATGCCAGCAAAGAATGGAGTTACATGGGCATGTTTGATTTCAGGGTACACAAACAATGGGATGACTGATGAAGCATGTGAGGTTTTTAAAGCCATGATTCTTGAAGGTTGTATGCCTAATCGTTTTTCTTTTGGCGGTGTTCTTCAAGCTTGCCAGGAGCTTAAACTTGGAATGCAAATTCATGGGTTTATTTTGAAGACTCCCCATGCAAATGATGTGGTTTTGTCAAATGTGTTGATATCAATGTATGGAAACACTTTTGGCTCTATTGACTATGCTCGTCATGTTTTTGATGAGATACACATTAGGAATTCAGTATCATTTAATTCTATCATATCTGTTTATTCGCAAAAAGGATATACTATGTGTGCCTTTGAAATATTCTCAAGCATGCAACAGGAAGATGCTGGACTAAGTTCTAAACCTAATGAGTATACATTTGCGAGCTTAATAACAACAGCTGGTTCAGCCATCAGTTCTGGTTTACATCTGTTGGAACAGATGCTTGCAAGGGTTAAGAAATCTGGATTTCTCTCAGATCTGTATGTTGGTAGCTCTTTAATTAGTGGGTTTTCAAAATTTGGATTGTTTGATTATGCTAAAAAGATTTTTGAGCAGATGAGTATGAGAAATGCTGTCTCCATTAATGGGTTGATGGTGGGATTGGTGAGGCAGAAATGTGGAGAAGATGCTGCTAAAGTATTCGTGGAGATGAGGAACTTGGTTGATATCAATATTGACTCGTATGTGATTTTATTAACTGCTTTTGCTGAATTTGGTCAGTTGGACGAAGGGATAAAAAAGGGCAGGGAAGTTCATGGATATACAATCCGAACTGGATTAAATAGTGTCAAGATTGCTATTGGAAATGGGCTCATCAATATGTATGCTAAATGTGGGGCTATTGATGATGCTAGAGTAGTATTTCGGCATATGGGTGTCAGGGATTCAGTTTCATGGAATTCCATGATTTCTGGTCTCCACCAGAATGAATGTTTTGAAGATGCCATCAATTGTTATCGTTCTATGAGGAGAACCGGATTGATGGCTTCTAATTTTACGATGATAAGTACTTTGAGTTCATGTGCAAGCTTGGGCTCTATCATCCTAGGCCAACAAATACACAATGAAGTACTTAAATTGGGACTTGATACAGATGTTTCAGTTTCAAATTCCCTTCTTGCATTATATGCTGAAACTAGATACCTTTCTGAGTGTCAAAAAGTTTTGTCCCTGATGTTGGGATATGATCAAGTATCATGGAATACAATGATTGGGGCCATGGCTGATTCAGATGTTTCAGTTTCCAAAGCTGTAGAATATTTCTTAGAGATGATGCGAGGTGGATGGAGTCCTAACAGAGTAACTTTCATAAGTATTCTTGCAGCTGTGTCATCTCTTCCACAGAATGGCTTGAGTCAACAGATACATGCCCTAATGCTAAAACACCATATTGCAGAAGACAGTGCTCTAGAGAATGCACTTCTGTTTTGCTATGGCAAGAGTGGAGCTATGGATTACTGTGAGAAAATATTCTCTAAAATGTCTGACAGAAGAGATGAAATTAGTTGGAATTCCATGATTTCAGGATACATACATAACGAATTTTTGCCCAAGGCAATGGATTTAGTCTGGTTTATGATGCAGAGAGGTCAGCGATTGGACTGTTTCACCTTTGCTACTGTTCTTAGTGCTTGTGCTTCCGTTGCAACATTAGAACGTGGCATGGAAGTCCATGCTTGTGCAGTGAGAGCTTGCTTGGAATCAGATGTTGTAGTTGGAAGTGCAATAGTTGATATGTATTCAAAATGTGGAAGAATAGATTATGCATCAAGATTTTTTGATTTGATGCCTGCCAGGAATGTTTATTCTTGGAACTCTATGATATCTGGTTATGCACGTCATGGGCTTGGAGATGAGGCTTTGGAgatttttacacaaatgaaaCTTGGTAATCAACTACCAGATCATGTCACCTTTGTTGGGGTTCTTACAGCTTGTAGTCATGTTGGTTTGGTTGATGAAGGATATGTGCATTTTAAGTCCATGACTGACACATATGGATTGGCTCCACAGATAGAGCATTATTCATGTATGGTGGATCTCCTTGGACGGGCTGGTAAACTTGATAAGATAGAAAAATTCATTAATGCAATGCCAATGAACCCTAATGTTCTCATTTGGCGGACAGTGCTAGGTGCCTGCTCCCGAGCAAATGGTCGCAAGACTGAGTTAGGTAGGAGAGCTGCTGAAATGCTAATGAGCATGGAACCTCAGAATGCTGTGAATTATGTTCTTCTTTCTAATATGTATGCCTCAGGAGGGAAGTGGGAGGAGATGGCAAAGGCTAGGCGGGCAATGAGAGAGGCAGAGGTAAAGAAGGAAGCTGGATGTACATGGGTAACCATGAAAGATGGGGTCCATGTTTTTGTGGCAGGGGATAAAAAACACCCGGAAAGAGAACTAATTTACAATAAACTCAAAGAACTAAACAAAAGAATTAGGGATGCAGGATATGTGCCTGAGACAAAATTTGCCTTGTATGATCTTGATTTAGAAAGCAAGGAAGAACTCTTGAGCTACCACAGTGAAAAACTTGCCATTGCTTTTGTTCTCACCCGCAACTCAGAGTTGCCAATTAGGATAATGAAGAACCTTCGGATTTGTGGTGACTGCCACTCTGcttttaaatatatatcaaaaattGTTGGTCGCCAAATAGTGTTACGAGATTCAAATAGGTTTCATCATTTTGAGGATGGTAACTGTTCGTGTAGGGATTACTGGTAA
- the LOC136229620 gene encoding putative pentatricopeptide repeat-containing protein At5g09950 isoform X2: MFRGFLTSNSNKRVLYNSDIFYTTFAALPSPPPQQNYQNALLYKPQHLHPSIKQFGTVVNPYEISQLHSKASPTLPNVSDWSSFEVYENLVQACQNSCHLKESRQIHLKIFKYGFYCDLFLCNTLINAYARSGDLASAHTLFNQMPAKNGVTWACLISGYTNNGMTDEACEVFKAMILEGCMPNRFSFGGVLQACQELKLGMQIHGFILKTPHANDVVLSNVLISMYGNTFGSIDYARHVFDEIHIRNSVSFNSIISVYSQKGYTMCAFEIFSSMQQEDAGLSSKPNEYTFASLITTAGSAISSGLHLLEQMLARVKKSGFLSDLYVGSSLISGFSKFGLFDYAKKIFEQMSMRNAVSINGLMVGLVRQKCGEDAAKVFVEMRNLVDINIDSYVILLTAFAEFGQLDEGIKKGREVHGYTIRTGLNSVKIAIGNGLINMYAKCGAIDDARVVFRHMGVRDSVSWNSMISGLHQNECFEDAINCYRSMRRTGLMASNFTMISTLSSCASLGSIILGQQIHNEVLKLGLDTDVSVSNSLLALYAETRYLSECQKVLSLMLGYDQVSWNTMIGAMADSDVSVSKAVEYFLEMMRGGWSPNRVTFISILAAVSSLPQNGLSQQIHALMLKHHIAEDSALENALLFCYGKSGAMDYCEKIFSKMSDRRDEISWNSMISGYIHNEFLPKAMDLVWFMMQRGQRLDCFTFATVLSACASVATLERGMEVHACAVRACLESDVVVGSAIVDMYSKCGRIDYASRFFDLMPARNVYSWNSMISGYARHGLGDEALEIFTQMKLGNQLPDHVTFVGVLTACSHVGLVDEGYVHFKSMTDTYGLAPQIEHYSCMVDLLGRAGKLDKIEKFINAMPMNPNVLIWRTVLGACSRANGRKTELGRRAAEMLMSMEPQNAVNYVLLSNMYASGGKWEEMAKARRAMREAEVKKEAGCTWVTMKDGVHVFVAGDKKHPERELIYNKLKELNKRIRDAGYVPETKFALYDLDLESKEELLSYHSEKLAIAFVLTRNSELPIRIMKNLRICGDCHSAFKYISKIVGRQIVLRDSNRFHHFEDGNCSCRDYW; this comes from the coding sequence ATGTTCCGCGGCTTCTTGACTTCCAACAGCAACAAGCGAGTCCTTTACAATTCAGACATTTTCTACACTACATTTGCTGCCTTACCTTCTCCACCACCACAACAGAACTACCAAAATGCTCTTCTCTACAAACCCCAACACTTACATCCCTCTATCAAACAATTTGGTACTGTAGTCAATCCCTATGAAATATCTCAATTACATTCAAAAGCCTCACCTACTTTACCAAATGTTTCAGATTGGAGTTCTTTTGAGGTTTATGAAAACTTGGTTCAAGCATGTCAaaattcttgtcatttgaaaGAGTCAAGACAAATTCATTTGAAGATCTTTAAATATGGTTTTTATTGTGATCTGTTCTTATGCAATACCCTCATTAATGCTTATGCAAGAAGTGGTGATTTGGCATCAGCTCATACGTTATTTAATCAAATGCCAGCAAAGAATGGAGTTACATGGGCATGTTTGATTTCAGGGTACACAAACAATGGGATGACTGATGAAGCATGTGAGGTTTTTAAAGCCATGATTCTTGAAGGTTGTATGCCTAATCGTTTTTCTTTTGGCGGTGTTCTTCAAGCTTGCCAGGAGCTTAAACTTGGAATGCAAATTCATGGGTTTATTTTGAAGACTCCCCATGCAAATGATGTGGTTTTGTCAAATGTGTTGATATCAATGTATGGAAACACTTTTGGCTCTATTGACTATGCTCGTCATGTTTTTGATGAGATACACATTAGGAATTCAGTATCATTTAATTCTATCATATCTGTTTATTCGCAAAAAGGATATACTATGTGTGCCTTTGAAATATTCTCAAGCATGCAACAGGAAGATGCTGGACTAAGTTCTAAACCTAATGAGTATACATTTGCGAGCTTAATAACAACAGCTGGTTCAGCCATCAGTTCTGGTTTACATCTGTTGGAACAGATGCTTGCAAGGGTTAAGAAATCTGGATTTCTCTCAGATCTGTATGTTGGTAGCTCTTTAATTAGTGGGTTTTCAAAATTTGGATTGTTTGATTATGCTAAAAAGATTTTTGAGCAGATGAGTATGAGAAATGCTGTCTCCATTAATGGGTTGATGGTGGGATTGGTGAGGCAGAAATGTGGAGAAGATGCTGCTAAAGTATTCGTGGAGATGAGGAACTTGGTTGATATCAATATTGACTCGTATGTGATTTTATTAACTGCTTTTGCTGAATTTGGTCAGTTGGACGAAGGGATAAAAAAGGGCAGGGAAGTTCATGGATATACAATCCGAACTGGATTAAATAGTGTCAAGATTGCTATTGGAAATGGGCTCATCAATATGTATGCTAAATGTGGGGCTATTGATGATGCTAGAGTAGTATTTCGGCATATGGGTGTCAGGGATTCAGTTTCATGGAATTCCATGATTTCTGGTCTCCACCAGAATGAATGTTTTGAAGATGCCATCAATTGTTATCGTTCTATGAGGAGAACCGGATTGATGGCTTCTAATTTTACGATGATAAGTACTTTGAGTTCATGTGCAAGCTTGGGCTCTATCATCCTAGGCCAACAAATACACAATGAAGTACTTAAATTGGGACTTGATACAGATGTTTCAGTTTCAAATTCCCTTCTTGCATTATATGCTGAAACTAGATACCTTTCTGAGTGTCAAAAAGTTTTGTCCCTGATGTTGGGATATGATCAAGTATCATGGAATACAATGATTGGGGCCATGGCTGATTCAGATGTTTCAGTTTCCAAAGCTGTAGAATATTTCTTAGAGATGATGCGAGGTGGATGGAGTCCTAACAGAGTAACTTTCATAAGTATTCTTGCAGCTGTGTCATCTCTTCCACAGAATGGCTTGAGTCAACAGATACATGCCCTAATGCTAAAACACCATATTGCAGAAGACAGTGCTCTAGAGAATGCACTTCTGTTTTGCTATGGCAAGAGTGGAGCTATGGATTACTGTGAGAAAATATTCTCTAAAATGTCTGACAGAAGAGATGAAATTAGTTGGAATTCCATGATTTCAGGATACATACATAACGAATTTTTGCCCAAGGCAATGGATTTAGTCTGGTTTATGATGCAGAGAGGTCAGCGATTGGACTGTTTCACCTTTGCTACTGTTCTTAGTGCTTGTGCTTCCGTTGCAACATTAGAACGTGGCATGGAAGTCCATGCTTGTGCAGTGAGAGCTTGCTTGGAATCAGATGTTGTAGTTGGAAGTGCAATAGTTGATATGTATTCAAAATGTGGAAGAATAGATTATGCATCAAGATTTTTTGATTTGATGCCTGCCAGGAATGTTTATTCTTGGAACTCTATGATATCTGGTTATGCACGTCATGGGCTTGGAGATGAGGCTTTGGAgatttttacacaaatgaaaCTTGGTAATCAACTACCAGATCATGTCACCTTTGTTGGGGTTCTTACAGCTTGTAGTCATGTTGGTTTGGTTGATGAAGGATATGTGCATTTTAAGTCCATGACTGACACATATGGATTGGCTCCACAGATAGAGCATTATTCATGTATGGTGGATCTCCTTGGACGGGCTGGTAAACTTGATAAGATAGAAAAATTCATTAATGCAATGCCAATGAACCCTAATGTTCTCATTTGGCGGACAGTGCTAGGTGCCTGCTCCCGAGCAAATGGTCGCAAGACTGAGTTAGGTAGGAGAGCTGCTGAAATGCTAATGAGCATGGAACCTCAGAATGCTGTGAATTATGTTCTTCTTTCTAATATGTATGCCTCAGGAGGGAAGTGGGAGGAGATGGCAAAGGCTAGGCGGGCAATGAGAGAGGCAGAGGTAAAGAAGGAAGCTGGATGTACATGGGTAACCATGAAAGATGGGGTCCATGTTTTTGTGGCAGGGGATAAAAAACACCCGGAAAGAGAACTAATTTACAATAAACTCAAAGAACTAAACAAAAGAATTAGGGATGCAGGATATGTGCCTGAGACAAAATTTGCCTTGTATGATCTTGATTTAGAAAGCAAGGAAGAACTCTTGAGCTACCACAGTGAAAAACTTGCCATTGCTTTTGTTCTCACCCGCAACTCAGAGTTGCCAATTAGGATAATGAAGAACCTTCGGATTTGTGGTGACTGCCACTCTGcttttaaatatatatcaaaaattGTTGGTCGCCAAATAGTGTTACGAGATTCAAATAGGTTTCATCATTTTGAGGATGGTAACTGTTCGTGTAGGGATTACTGGTAA
- the LOC136229485 gene encoding alpha-1,6-mannosyl-glycoprotein 2-beta-N-acetylglucosaminyltransferase, which translates to MAINGKRQRLKAGALHRFISLVLVTLLGVLLLIVLLGTNSVSTFVARSLSESRKNLRPNFNNTRYGSILNLPRQTELSIQLENINQLPPRNINLYPNLVKNRITIVLYVHNRPKYLQVVVDSLSKVEGISETLLIVSHDGYFEEMNKIVDSIKFCQVKQIFAPFSPHIFPDSFPGISSNDCKDKDDSRKKRCSGNPDQYGNHRSPTIVSLKHHWWWMMNTVWDGLEETKELSGHILFIEEDHFIFPNAYRNLQILTSLKPLKCPDCYAANLAPSDVNSRGENFASLVAERMGNVGYSFNRTVWRKIHTKAKEFCLFDDYNWDITMWATVYPSFGRPVYTLRGPRTSAVHFGKCGLHQGHGGQSACIDNGIVNVDIEDADKTANINSKWDVHFYEHQPGYKAGFKGWGGWGDERDRHLCLKFAKMYHSMDTGSTI; encoded by the coding sequence ATGGCTATAAATGGTAAAAGACAACGCCTTAAAGCTGGAGCTTTGCACCGATTCATATCTCTGGTTCTAGTTACTTTATTGGGGGTTTTGCTACTGATTGTTCTACTTGGAACGAATTCAGTTTCAACTTTTGTGGCACGGTCTTTAAGTGAATCACGCAAGAACCTGAGACCTAATTTTAACAATACACGTTATGGATCAATACTCAATCTTCCCAGACAGACTGAATTGTCAATTCAGTTGGAGAATATTAATCAGTTGCCACCAAGGAATATAAATCTATATCCAAATTTAGTGAAGAACCGTATTACCATTGTTCTATATGTTCATAATAGGCCCAAGTATCTACAAGTAGTTGTTGATAGCTTGTCAAAGGTAGAAGGAATAAGTGAGACTTTACTTATTGTTAGCCATGATGGGTACTTCGAAGAGATGAACAAGATTGTTGACAGTATCAAATTTTGCCAAGTGAAACAGATATTTGCCCCATTCTCCCCCCATATATTTCCTGATAGTTTTCCTGGTATCTCATCAAATGATTGCAAGGATAAGGATGACTCAAGAAAGAAGCGCTGTTCGGGGAATCCTGATCAGTACGGAAACCACCGGTCACCAACCATAGTTTCATTGAAGCATCATTGGTGGTGGATGATGAACACAGTATGGGATGGATTGGAGGAGACAAAGGAGCTCTCGGGTCATATTCTTTTCATAGAGGAGGATCACTTCATTTTTCCTAATGCTTACCGTAACTTACAGATCCTCACTTCATTAAAGCCTCTGAAGTGTCCAGATTGCTATGCAGCAAATTTAGCACCATCTGATGTTAATTCAAGAGGAGAAAATTTTGCTAGCTTAGTTGCAGAGAGAATGGGGAATGTGGGATATTCCTTTAACCGGACTGTTTGGAGAAAAATTCATACAAAGGCCAAAGAATTTTGTTTATTTGATGATTACAATTGGGATATAACAATGTGGGCAACAGTTTATCCATCGTTTGGCCGTCCTGTTTACACACTACGGGGACCAAGAACTAGTGCGGTTCATTTTGGGAAATGTGGTTTGCATCAGGGTCATGGAGGGCAAAGTGCTTGCATTGACAATGGCATTGTAAACGTTGACATAGAAGATGCTGACAAGACAGCCAACATTAATTCAAAGTGGGATGTTCATTTTTATGAGCATCAGCCTGGGTATAAAGCTGGGTTCAAAGGATGGGGAGGCTGGGGGGATGAGAGAGACCGGCACTTGTGCTTGAAATTCGCCAAGATGTATCACTCCATGGACACTGGTTCTACCATTTGA